A section of the Paenibacillus aurantius genome encodes:
- a CDS encoding amino acid ABC transporter permease, whose amino-acid sequence MIDFSVLTENWRDFLEGFYHTVLASVLALAGSFLLGTLVAVLRITPSRVLNGIGAVYVELFRNIPLLLVVYIFYIGLPAVGIRLPVFVSGTLGLMVYTSSYIAEAIRAGIASVPKGQMEAARSSGLTYVQAMRLVILPQAIKLVIPPISNQFLNLVKNSSILGVIAGFDLMYYGDIVDSETFQTLSTYFFVGLFYLVLTIPLSYASVVLERRLARSG is encoded by the coding sequence GTGATCGATTTCTCTGTACTCACCGAGAATTGGCGGGACTTCCTGGAAGGCTTCTACCATACGGTGCTGGCCAGCGTGCTGGCCCTGGCCGGAAGCTTCCTGCTCGGAACCCTGGTGGCGGTCCTGCGCATCACCCCTTCCCGGGTATTGAACGGGATCGGGGCCGTCTATGTGGAGCTGTTCCGGAACATCCCCCTGCTGCTCGTCGTTTATATTTTCTATATCGGGCTGCCGGCCGTCGGAATCCGGCTGCCGGTGTTTGTGTCCGGGACGCTTGGGCTCATGGTCTACACGTCCTCTTACATAGCCGAAGCGATCCGGGCGGGAATCGCGTCCGTGCCGAAGGGCCAGATGGAGGCGGCCCGGTCCTCGGGCCTTACTTACGTGCAGGCGATGCGGCTCGTCATCCTGCCCCAGGCGATCAAGCTGGTGATTCCGCCGATCAGCAACCAGTTTCTTAATCTCGTCAAGAACTCTTCGATTCTCGGCGTCATTGCCGGATTCGATCTGATGTATTATGGGGACATCGTCGATTCGGAGACGTTCCAGACGCTCAGCACTTATTTCTTCGTCGGTTTGTTCTATCTGGTACTGACTATTCCACTCAGCTATGCGTCCGTTGTCCTCGAACGGCGCTTGGCGAGAAGCGGGTAA
- a CDS encoding sulfite exporter TauE/SafE family protein has translation MDLTMWQMILFVIAGGFLAAFVDSVVGGGGLISVPVLLMTGLPPHIALGTNKLGGTLSSLTSTLSFLKSGKIDLKLVRGLLPFTLVGAVAGTAALQKVPSDFLKPLVVVMLLAVTVYTLTRKSWGDVSTYRKLTAKSGFYMALAALGMGFYDGFFGPGTGSFLIFIFLMLGFDFVTGAGNAKVLNFGSNIASLSTFLFFGAVDFRYGIPMGLAMIAGSYVGSQVAIRKGAAYIRPLFIGMSVLLIGKQIWDLMHRG, from the coding sequence GTGGATTTGACTATGTGGCAAATGATCCTGTTCGTAATCGCCGGGGGGTTCCTGGCGGCATTCGTAGATTCAGTCGTAGGCGGGGGCGGATTGATATCCGTTCCCGTCCTTCTTATGACCGGCCTGCCTCCGCATATCGCGCTCGGCACCAACAAGCTCGGCGGCACGCTGTCTTCCTTGACAAGCACGCTCTCCTTTCTGAAGTCAGGCAAAATCGACCTCAAGCTGGTCCGCGGCCTCCTGCCGTTCACCCTGGTCGGGGCGGTGGCGGGTACCGCAGCCCTGCAGAAGGTGCCGTCTGACTTCCTGAAGCCGCTTGTCGTCGTCATGCTGCTCGCGGTTACGGTCTATACCCTGACCCGCAAAAGCTGGGGGGACGTCTCAACCTACCGTAAGCTGACGGCCAAATCGGGCTTCTATATGGCCCTGGCGGCCCTCGGCATGGGCTTCTACGACGGCTTCTTCGGCCCGGGCACCGGCTCGTTCCTGATCTTTATCTTCCTCATGCTGGGCTTCGACTTCGTGACGGGAGCGGGCAACGCCAAGGTGCTGAATTTCGGCAGCAACATCGCGAGCCTTTCGACTTTCCTGTTTTTCGGGGCGGTGGATTTCCGCTACGGCATCCCGATGGGCCTCGCCATGATCGCCGGGTCCTACGTCGGCTCGCAGGTCGCCATCCGCAAAGGCGCGGCGTACATCCGGCCGCTCTTCATCGGGATGAGCGTTCTGCTGATCGGCAAACAGATTTGGGACCTTATGCATCGGGGCTAA
- a CDS encoding ribose-phosphate diphosphokinase encodes MNQFKIFTGTAHRGLAEEIAGRLGMALGDLTCSHFSDGEIRVDLNETVRGFHVFLIQPTAPAEGRSVNDHLMELMIIVDAMRRASADSITLLVPYFGYARQDRKNGTRSPITAKVVARMLETSGVSRILTLDLHSDQIQGFVDIPMDNLNATALIASYLNRQKLDNPVVVSPDMGGTKRASKLARLIPQASIAVIDKRRPQPNVSEVLHLVGDVAGKTAVIIDDMIDTAGTIVNAAQALKDRGTIRVIVACTHPVLSGEAISRLKAAPVDEVIVCNTMDIPEKKRLDKLTVLSVGPLLAQALTRIHNKEPLTEIIEGNIALEELP; translated from the coding sequence ATGAATCAATTCAAGATCTTTACCGGAACGGCCCACCGCGGGCTTGCCGAGGAAATCGCCGGCCGGCTGGGGATGGCCCTCGGGGATTTGACATGCTCCCATTTCAGTGACGGGGAAATCCGGGTTGACCTGAACGAGACGGTCCGGGGCTTTCATGTGTTCCTCATCCAGCCCACGGCTCCGGCGGAAGGGCGGTCGGTCAACGATCACTTGATGGAGCTGATGATTATCGTCGACGCCATGCGTCGGGCCTCGGCGGATTCCATTACTCTACTGGTCCCTTACTTCGGGTACGCCCGGCAGGACCGCAAGAACGGCACCCGTTCCCCCATCACCGCCAAGGTGGTGGCCCGGATGCTCGAAACCTCCGGCGTAAGCCGCATTCTGACTCTGGATCTGCATTCGGATCAGATCCAGGGCTTCGTGGACATCCCGATGGACAATTTGAACGCCACGGCCCTGATTGCCTCTTATCTGAACCGGCAGAAGCTGGACAACCCGGTTGTCGTCTCTCCCGACATGGGAGGAACGAAGAGGGCGAGCAAGCTGGCGCGGCTGATCCCCCAGGCTTCCATCGCCGTCATCGACAAGCGCCGGCCCCAGCCGAATGTGTCCGAGGTGCTGCACCTCGTCGGGGACGTAGCGGGCAAGACGGCCGTGATTATCGACGACATGATCGATACCGCGGGAACCATCGTCAACGCAGCGCAGGCTCTGAAGGATCGGGGCACGATAAGGGTCATCGTGGCCTGCACCCATCCGGTGCTGTCCGGTGAAGCGATAAGCCGGCTGAAAGCGGCTCCGGTGGACGAGGTCATCGTCTGCAACACGATGGACATTCCGGAGAAGAAGCGTCTGGACAAGCTGACCGTCCTGTCCGTTGGCCCTCTCCTGGCCCAGGCCTTGACCCGAATCCACAACAAAGAACCCCTCACGGAAATCATCGAGGGGAACATTGCGCTTGAAGAGCTGCCTTGA
- a CDS encoding amino acid ABC transporter permease: MDFIGAYNPDNLRFLLEGFLLTLQTAFTAIVLSFVLGILLGVLRYARIPVVSWIVGLFVELIRNLPLLLLIVFAKLALPEVGIKLGLFWSTVAALTVFEAAMIAEIVRSGLNSVDKGQIEAARSSGLGYTQTLWHIVLPLGLRRMVPPIVSQFISLLKDTSLAVSISLAELMHNAKIISGQNVNFVFPILIAAAVLYFAVNYTLSLLARRMEARQV, translated from the coding sequence ATGGATTTCATTGGAGCCTATAACCCGGACAATCTCCGGTTTCTTCTCGAGGGCTTCCTGCTGACGCTGCAAACGGCGTTCACGGCCATCGTGCTGAGCTTCGTGCTGGGGATCCTCCTCGGCGTGCTGCGGTATGCCCGGATTCCCGTGGTGTCCTGGATCGTCGGCCTGTTCGTGGAGCTCATCCGTAACCTGCCGCTGCTGCTCCTCATTGTCTTCGCGAAGCTTGCTCTTCCCGAGGTGGGCATCAAGCTCGGCCTGTTCTGGTCGACGGTCGCGGCCTTGACGGTTTTCGAAGCGGCCATGATCGCCGAAATTGTGCGGAGCGGGCTGAATTCGGTGGACAAGGGCCAGATAGAGGCCGCGCGCTCGTCCGGGCTCGGCTACACCCAGACGCTGTGGCACATTGTGCTGCCGCTTGGGCTCAGGCGGATGGTTCCGCCCATCGTTTCCCAGTTCATTTCGCTATTGAAAGACACCTCGCTTGCCGTTAGTATAAGTTTGGCGGAGCTGATGCATAACGCGAAGATCATCTCCGGCCAAAATGTTAACTTTGTCTTCCCGATTCTGATCGCGGCCGCCGTGCTTTATTTTGCGGTGAACTACACGCTGTCTCTCTTGGCGCGTCGGATGGAGGCAAGACAAGTGTAA
- a CDS encoding TraX family protein, with protein sequence MQIVAMLTMLIDHIGFLYFPESPGWRVVGRLAFPIYAYFIVRGYRHTSSVKAYMTRLLLLAAVSQLPYMLALKQTGINAIGTLYVCLLALYLLQRKSRTVSLPFTLLLAVLMELYDFDYGAYGLALVLIYHYLKADRVVLAHLGITLVYVLLGKGGPIQLFSLFATFGIVYGPKVYEAWDKRNVPSWLWRSFYPAHLAALALLESL encoded by the coding sequence ATGCAGATTGTCGCGATGCTTACGATGCTGATCGACCACATCGGCTTCCTCTACTTTCCCGAAAGCCCAGGCTGGAGGGTGGTCGGGAGGCTGGCTTTTCCGATCTACGCCTATTTTATCGTACGGGGCTACCGGCATACCTCCAGCGTCAAAGCTTACATGACCCGGCTACTGCTGCTCGCGGCCGTATCCCAGCTTCCCTATATGCTTGCCCTGAAGCAGACCGGGATCAACGCCATCGGGACGCTCTATGTATGTCTGCTGGCCCTTTACCTGCTGCAGCGGAAAAGCAGGACGGTTTCCCTCCCCTTTACGCTGCTGCTCGCAGTCCTGATGGAGCTCTACGATTTTGATTACGGTGCTTACGGCTTGGCCCTGGTGCTTATCTATCACTACCTGAAGGCCGATAGGGTGGTGCTGGCCCATCTCGGCATCACGCTGGTGTACGTCCTCCTCGGAAAAGGAGGCCCCATCCAGCTGTTCAGCCTCTTTGCGACCTTCGGGATCGTCTATGGACCGAAGGTTTACGAGGCGTGGGACAAGCGTAACGTGCCTTCGTGGCTGTGGCGAAGCTTCTATCCGGCCCACCTCGCGGCCTTGGCTCTTCTGGAAAGCTTATAA